The following nucleotide sequence is from Austwickia chelonae.
CTGTCCCGGTGGAATCCTGTCGACCCACACGACCTGTCACGGCACCTGAGGTGGCAGTCCGGTGCGCACCGGACCTTTATCGTCCACGCTTCGGCACCGGAAGGCGATCACGACATCGTCGGCCGGATCAATGTGACCAATGTGGTGCGAGGCCGTGCTCTCGCTGCAGCGATGGGCTACGACGCCTACGATCCCTACGCGGGTCGAGGGTTGTTTGCCGAAGGCCTGCGGCTCGTGGTCGATCTGGCTTTCGCGCCGGAACCGACCGGTATGGGCCTGCACCGTCTGGAAGCCTCGGTGCAACCGGGAAATGTGCGCTCGGCAGGTCTACTCCGCTCGTTGGGGTTCCGATTACGAGGGGAATGGCCGGAGTATCTGTGGCTGCCGGACGAGTCCGGACGCCACGCCTGGCGGGACCACCTGACTTACGGTGTCCTCTCGTCGGAATGGCCTGCTCATCCCTATGCGGCTACGAGGCGACAGACGGTGATCGTGGTACTTCCCGCAGGTGCGCTTGACCAGGCGAGAGGGAAAGCCGTCGGCGTTCAGCTGGGTGGAGAGCTCGGGGCTGTGGTCCTTGCTGCACAACAGTTGGAAGCGCTCGGGCCGGAGTCGGCTGCTCACTCGCTGCAGACAGCCGGCGCTGTCGTCCTGGAGGATTGCGCTGCGGCCCGACGGATATCGAATTCTCTGTCCGGAGGACGTTCGCCGCTCGTGCTCTCCGATGTGGAGTGGGCTGATCTCATGGGCGGGAGAGAGCCAGCGGGGACAGCCTCGGTCGCGTTACGTGCGAAGGCATGGTCGGTGGGCTCTTCCCTGCCGCACCCTTGACCGGGAGAGACCAGGAGCGCGATGCCTCGGCGGCGCTGGTCCTATCCGGGATTCATTCCGATCGTTCCATCTTTCCGGTAAGCCGATGCACCTGGTCGCTCAACGCGGCCGACATGGGGGTTAACCCCTGGGGTCCACCGATCCGGGAGGTGATCCCCTGGATCTGTCGGTCGATCTCATCGATGGCTGATCCAATGGCCGCGATGGCAGCTGCTGCTTCTCCTGCAGCTTCTTGTGCTGCTCGCACCTGTGCGTTGATTCCGTCAGAGGACTGAGTGGTTTCGTTCGCGAGGTTCTTCACCTCACCGGCCACCACGGCGAAACCTCTCCCGGATTCGCCGGCGCGGGCCGCTTCGATGGTGGCATTCAAGGCCAGTAGCCGAGTCTGAGATGCCACGGCGGCGATGAGGCGTACAGCAGTTTCGATCTCGGCGCTTGCTCGTTCGAGTTCTTCCACCGTGGACCTGGCCTGTTCTGCTGACCCGACGGCCTGGCTGGTGGTCTTAGATAGTGCCCCTGCTGCTTCGCCGAGCTCGCGCGCAGCCCCGCTCAGACGTCCAGAGATGGCAGCGACTTCTTCGGCCACCTCGGTACGTTCGTGGTCGCGTAGCGTCAGTTGGGTGTCATGGGCGAGCATGGCCGCTCGCGCCGCATTGATGGCTTTGGCTCCGTCTCTGAATTGCCCGGGCATACCCCGTAGTAGCACTACCCGGTAGAAACGTCCTTCAGCGGAAGCTCTCAGACAGGCTTGGGTTTCTCGGGTGTAGGCCTCTAAGAGATCGAGAGCCGCGTTGACATGGTGTGCGAGTCGGGTAGCAGGCTCGGGTGCATGTAAGAGGATGACCCTGGCATCGAGGTCTCCTTGGACGGTGCGGGCCATGACCTGGTCGATATGTTCTATTGCTTCGACGAGGGAGCTCTCCTCTTTTGTCAGATGGATCGACTCCGTGTGTCTCATCATGCAGCCCTGCGGTGTGCCGGGGTCGTGCGATGGATGAGATCCCATACGTATTCGTCGTAGGTGATGCCCCGATCGGCCAAGATCCCGGTGACCAGGTTCAGCCCGGCCGATGCTGCATCTCGACGGTGGGAGTGCCTGGCCTCTTCGACGCGCATGAGTCCGTAGAGTGCTTCGACCTCGGCGATGGCAGCACGTTCGGGAGAACGACGACTGGAGTGGTATCCGATGGTGTCTCCCGCTTGGTTGCAGGTCGGGGTCACGTGCGTGAGCACCCAGTAATATCCGCCTTCTCGCGTTTGGTTCTTCACGTAGGCGAAGATTTCCTGTCCGCGGGAAATGGTGTCCCAGAGCAGCTTGAACACTCCTCCCGGGCAGTCGGGATGGCGCACGATGTTGTGCGGAGCGCCGATCAATTCCTCTTCGCGGTACCCGCTGACTCGGGTGAAGACATCGTTCGCGTACGTGATGACACCCTTCAGGTCGGTTTTGCTGACGATGAGTTCGTCTTCACCGAAGGTGACTTCATGGGTACGCGGGGTAGAAGCAGATGCAGCAGATGGCACGGTTCTTCTCCGGAGGGTACGGCGGGGTGACGAGTGGATTCCGTGTTGTGCAAGTCGACTCGGGGAGCTCAGATGTGAGCGTTCGGTGTCGGTCGGTAGCTAAGGCGCGGTGGCTCCGCGCCGCTGGAGGTCTGCAGATCTGGCAGAATGGCATACGTACCCGTCTGCCCGAGCCAGACTCGCGCGGGCTGGACGCCTACACACCGAGTAACGGCACCCCGGCCTTATTCCATCGCCGGTCTCGCCGTGCTCATTCACAGAACAAGGAGAGACCACACTCGTGGCCGTCAAAATTCGTTTGAAGCGCATGGGCAAGATCCGTGCACCGTTCTACCGCGTCGTCGTGATGGACTCCCGCACCAAGCGGGACGGTCGTGCGATCGAGGAGATCGGCAAGTACCACCCCACCGCCGAGCCGTCGGTCATCGAGATCAGCTCCGAGCGTGTGCAGTACTGGCTGGGAGTGGGCGCCCAGCCCACCGAGCAGGTCCAGGCTCTGCTGAAGATCACCGGTGACTGGCAGAAGTTCAAGGGCGAGGAAGGTGCCGAGGGCACCCTCAAGCCTCAGCCGGTCAAGCCCTCCAAGAAGGACCTCTACGAGGCAGCTATGGCTGCAGCGGGCAAGGCCGACGAGGAGTACGAGAAGAAGGGCCCCACCACGGCCAAGAAAAAGGCCGCCAAGGCGGAGAAGTCCGAGGAGACCGCTGCTGAGGCTCCCACCGAGGAAGCTGCGGCAGAGGCCGACGAGAAGAGCGAGGCCTGATCGTGCTCGAGGAAGCCCTCGAGCATCTCGTCAAAGGCATCGTCGAGCACGACGAGGACGTCGCTGTCAGGCATCGTGAGCTGCGGCGTGGCGAGGTCCTCGAGGTGCGTGTGCACCCTGACGACCTGGGTCGTGTCATCGGACGCTCCGGTCGCACCGCCAGCGCACTGCGCACGGTGATGACCGCGCTGGCCGGAGGACGCCCTGTCCGGGTGGACATCGTCGACACCGACCGGATGCGCTGAGTATCCCGGTCAACTGTCTCTGCCTCAGGGGCACGATGCCGTAGGTGTCGTGCCCCTGAGGTCTGCCCGCCTGTCCAAAGTGATATCGAGGCTGGCGCCTGCTTAGCAGGTGGGCAGTCCCCTGAACTGGCACGAGGAGTGAATCGTGGACACCGTGGTGGCCCGGATCGGCAAAGCCCATGGCCTTCGTGGGGAGGTCACCGTTCAGATCCATACCGACGACCCGGAGAACAGGCTCACACCCGGTGAGGTCTTCACCATCGAAGGGCTCGCCGACATCGCCGAACTGACCTTGGCCACGGTCAGGGTGCACAACGGCACCTGGCTGTTGGGTTTCGAAGGACACTCTGACCGTAACGCTGCCGAAACTCTACGTGGCGGACGTCTCGTTCTCCCTGCCGGTGAGGACGACGGCGAAGGTTGGTACGAGAATGAACTCATCGGCCTGAACGTGTTCTCCGCCTCTGGCGAACAGATCGGCCAGGTCGCCGGATTGGAACTGGGCGCGGCCCAGGACCGGCTGGCTGTCCGACTGGATGACGGTCGCACCGGCTCTGTTCCCCTGGTGGAAGCCCTGATCCCGGTCATTGATCTGGAACAGAAGCGTGTGGTGGTCGACGCACCGGACGGCCTGTTCGATCTGAATGGCTGAGGCAGGCAAAGCATGCGTATCGACGTCGCCACCATCTTTCCTGACTACCTGAGCCCGCTGAAGCTCTCCCTCATCGGCAAGGCCCAGGTCGAGGGGCTGCTCGACATTCGAGTCCACGACCTTCGGGATCACACCCATGATCGTCATCGGACGGTCGACGACAGCCCGTACGGCGGTGGCGCCGGCATGGTGATGAAACCCGAGCCTTGGGGTGAACTGCTCGACAGCGTGCTCGACACTCTTGGGTCGGACTGTCCCGAAGATGGACCGGTGCTCGTTGTCCCTGGGCCAGGAGGTCGACCGCTGACCCAGGCCATGGCCTATGAGCTGGCCCGTGAACCATGGTTGATGTTCGCTTGCGGTCGCTATGAAGGCATCGACGAGCGGGTCTACTCGTACGCTCAAGAGTGCCTTGGCGAAGACCGAGTACGCCTTGTGTCCCTGGGCGACTACGTGCTCAACGGAGGGGAGGTGGCCACGCTCGCGGTCATCGAAGCGGTGGCACGCCTGCTGCCTGGTGTGATCGGTAACGAGGAGTCATTGACCGAGGAGTCACACACCGGGGGACTGCTCGAATATCCGGTCTACACCAAGCCTGCGAGCTGGCGTGGGCGTGAGGTTCCGCAGATCCTCCTGTCCGGGGATCACGGAAAGATAGCTCGCTGGAGACACGAAGAGCGTCTGAGTCGCACAGCGCAGCGCCGCCCAGATCTGTTGCCGAGTGCCGCCGTGCTGTGCGGGGAGCACGATCTCTCTCTGTCTTTGGCAACCCCAGGGGACGCCGGAGAACTCTTTACTCTGACCAGGTCTTGCTGGGTGACCGAGGCACAGCTCAACGGAGATCTGTCGATCCCGCCACTCACTGAGAGCCTGGAGGAGATCCGGAACTCGCTGCTTTCTGAAGCTGGCTGGCAGACCTGGATCCTGCGTGACCCAGCCTCTGGTCGTCTCGTGGCATCCGTGAGGGGGCGGCTCGTACGTGGGTCACGTGATGCGGAGAACGAGGCTCGGACCTGGGAGGTGGGTCGGCTGATGGTGGCGCCCGACCTGACTGGCCGTGGCTTGGGGCGAGCACTGCTCTCCTTCTGCCTGGAGAAAGCGGACGCGCGTGCTACTCGCGCCTGGTTGATGACCGGGCGGTCGAGCGAACGTAACCAGCGGATATACAAGAAGGCCGGGTTCCGTGTCTGTCGTGGGGAACCTCAGGTGCCAGGAACCTTGGAGATGGAATGTCGGCTGGTGTGATCGAGCACTGCCACGTACGGTCGTTTTCCAAACGTTGACGTAGGGAATCCGCCGGCACGTGGATTTCTGGGCGAGCCGTCCGCTCTGGCACAATGGTGAGTCGCGTCTGGAATCATGCTCGGCCCCTACCACGGGGGGATGTGTAGCCTTCACCGTCAGGTGTGGCACATGCGGCCTTGGCCAGCGCACTCATCGACGATTGATCCGGCCTGACCCGTGGCACGACCGAGAAAGTGAACGCGCCATGCACAAGCTCGACGCCGTCGACGCAGTCAGCCTCCGTGACGACATTCCCGCTTTCCGTGCGGGGGACACCGTCAAGGTCCACGTGCGAGTCATTGAAGGTACGCGCAGCCGTGTCCAGGTCTTCCAGGGCGTCGTCATCCGTCGTCACGGTGGTGGCATCGGGGAGACCTACACCGTTCGCAAGGTGAGCTTCGGTGTTGGTGTTGAACGTACCTTCCCGGTGCACACCCCTGTTGTGGAGAAGATCGAGGTTGTCACCCGCGGTGACGTCCGTCGCGCCAAGCTCTACTACCTGCGGAACCTGCGCGGCAAGGCTGCCAAGATCCGTGAGAAGCGCGACAACACAGCCCGCTGAGCGGCGGCGATCTTCCTTTTGTGCGTGAAGACGAGCAGGCAGCTCGGCCGCGAAAGCGCTGGGGTGCTGTGAGCAACGACACACAGACGACGACCACCCGTGCAGGACGGTGC
It contains:
- a CDS encoding methyl-accepting chemotaxis protein; protein product: MGSHPSHDPGTPQGCMMRHTESIHLTKEESSLVEAIEHIDQVMARTVQGDLDARVILLHAPEPATRLAHHVNAALDLLEAYTRETQACLRASAEGRFYRVVLLRGMPGQFRDGAKAINAARAAMLAHDTQLTLRDHERTEVAEEVAAISGRLSGAARELGEAAGALSKTTSQAVGSAEQARSTVEELERASAEIETAVRLIAAVASQTRLLALNATIEAARAGESGRGFAVVAGEVKNLANETTQSSDGINAQVRAAQEAAGEAAAAIAAIGSAIDEIDRQIQGITSRIGGPQGLTPMSAALSDQVHRLTGKMERSE
- the trmD gene encoding tRNA (guanosine(37)-N1)-methyltransferase TrmD is translated as MRIDVATIFPDYLSPLKLSLIGKAQVEGLLDIRVHDLRDHTHDRHRTVDDSPYGGGAGMVMKPEPWGELLDSVLDTLGSDCPEDGPVLVVPGPGGRPLTQAMAYELAREPWLMFACGRYEGIDERVYSYAQECLGEDRVRLVSLGDYVLNGGEVATLAVIEAVARLLPGVIGNEESLTEESHTGGLLEYPVYTKPASWRGREVPQILLSGDHGKIARWRHEERLSRTAQRRPDLLPSAAVLCGEHDLSLSLATPGDAGELFTLTRSCWVTEAQLNGDLSIPPLTESLEEIRNSLLSEAGWQTWILRDPASGRLVASVRGRLVRGSRDAENEARTWEVGRLMVAPDLTGRGLGRALLSFCLEKADARATRAWLMTGRSSERNQRIYKKAGFRVCRGEPQVPGTLEMECRLV
- a CDS encoding GNAT family N-acetyltransferase, with the protein product MVGRAMSAQGERVHVATVTAADVAPYRVAVEGSRSRLSRWNPVDPHDLSRHLRWQSGAHRTFIVHASAPEGDHDIVGRINVTNVVRGRALAAAMGYDAYDPYAGRGLFAEGLRLVVDLAFAPEPTGMGLHRLEASVQPGNVRSAGLLRSLGFRLRGEWPEYLWLPDESGRHAWRDHLTYGVLSSEWPAHPYAATRRQTVIVVLPAGALDQARGKAVGVQLGGELGAVVLAAQQLEALGPESAAHSLQTAGAVVLEDCAAARRISNSLSGGRSPLVLSDVEWADLMGGREPAGTASVALRAKAWSVGSSLPHP
- the rplS gene encoding 50S ribosomal protein L19, translated to MHKLDAVDAVSLRDDIPAFRAGDTVKVHVRVIEGTRSRVQVFQGVVIRRHGGGIGETYTVRKVSFGVGVERTFPVHTPVVEKIEVVTRGDVRRAKLYYLRNLRGKAAKIREKRDNTAR
- a CDS encoding PAS domain-containing protein; this encodes MPSAASASTPRTHEVTFGEDELIVSKTDLKGVITYANDVFTRVSGYREEELIGAPHNIVRHPDCPGGVFKLLWDTISRGQEIFAYVKNQTREGGYYWVLTHVTPTCNQAGDTIGYHSSRRSPERAAIAEVEALYGLMRVEEARHSHRRDAASAGLNLVTGILADRGITYDEYVWDLIHRTTPAHRRAA
- the rimM gene encoding ribosome maturation factor RimM (Essential for efficient processing of 16S rRNA), producing the protein MDTVVARIGKAHGLRGEVTVQIHTDDPENRLTPGEVFTIEGLADIAELTLATVRVHNGTWLLGFEGHSDRNAAETLRGGRLVLPAGEDDGEGWYENELIGLNVFSASGEQIGQVAGLELGAAQDRLAVRLDDGRTGSVPLVEALIPVIDLEQKRVVVDAPDGLFDLNG
- a CDS encoding RNA-binding protein, yielding MLEEALEHLVKGIVEHDEDVAVRHRELRRGEVLEVRVHPDDLGRVIGRSGRTASALRTVMTALAGGRPVRVDIVDTDRMR
- the rpsP gene encoding 30S ribosomal protein S16, with amino-acid sequence MAVKIRLKRMGKIRAPFYRVVVMDSRTKRDGRAIEEIGKYHPTAEPSVIEISSERVQYWLGVGAQPTEQVQALLKITGDWQKFKGEEGAEGTLKPQPVKPSKKDLYEAAMAAAGKADEEYEKKGPTTAKKKAAKAEKSEETAAEAPTEEAAAEADEKSEA